In Rosa chinensis cultivar Old Blush chromosome 1, RchiOBHm-V2, whole genome shotgun sequence, a genomic segment contains:
- the LOC112189631 gene encoding L-threonine dehydratase biosynthetic IlvA isoform X1, which produces MLMLLKLLFCLVCSKLQDLRYGDIFVMGIGSGGTISGVGRYLKSQNLDCKIYGVEPAESNNILNGGKPGPHSITGNGIGFKPNVLDMDIMERLLELLRVCDFADKVFNTSETRIKILLEEAHDWKLSTPCKPIPQVKLIYTNLILLYQLSREIAKPA; this is translated from the exons ATGCTTATGCTCTTGAAACTGCTGTTTTGCTTGGT ATGCTCGAAACTACAGGACCTGAGATATGGTGACATCTTTGTAATGGGAATTGGTAGCGGAGGCACCATCTCTGGGGTTGGACGGTATCTCAAATCTCAGAACCTTGATTGTAAG ATATATGGAGTGGAGCCTGCTGAAAGTAATAATATACTAAATGGTGGTAAACCAG GTCCTCATTCGATTACTGGCAATGGGATTGGATTCAAACCCAATGTATTGGACATGGACATAATGGAAAGACTTCTTGAG CTACTTCGTGTATGTGATTTCGCTGACAAAGTCTTCAACACCAGTG AGACACGAATAAAAATTTTACTTGAAGAGGCACATGACTGGAAGCTTTCCACTCCATGCAAGCCAATACCACAGGTAAAACTCATCTACACAAATCTTATCCTTCTCTATCAACTGTCTAGAGAAATTGCTAAACCTGCATGA
- the LOC112189631 gene encoding bifunctional L-3-cyanoalanine synthase/cysteine synthase C1, mitochondrial isoform X4 — MLMLLKLLFCLVCSKLQDLRYGDIFVMGIGSGGTISGVGRYLKSQNLDCKIYGVEPAESNNILNGGKPGPHSITGNGIGFKPNVLDMDIMERLLELLRVCDFADKVFNTSVCTFCRDTNKNFT; from the exons ATGCTTATGCTCTTGAAACTGCTGTTTTGCTTGGT ATGCTCGAAACTACAGGACCTGAGATATGGTGACATCTTTGTAATGGGAATTGGTAGCGGAGGCACCATCTCTGGGGTTGGACGGTATCTCAAATCTCAGAACCTTGATTGTAAG ATATATGGAGTGGAGCCTGCTGAAAGTAATAATATACTAAATGGTGGTAAACCAG GTCCTCATTCGATTACTGGCAATGGGATTGGATTCAAACCCAATGTATTGGACATGGACATAATGGAAAGACTTCTTGAG CTACTTCGTGTATGTGATTTCGCTGACAAAGTCTTCAACACCAGTG TATGTACCTTTTGCAGAGACACGAATAAAAATTTTACTTGA
- the LOC112189631 gene encoding bifunctional L-3-cyanoalanine synthase/cysteine synthase C1, mitochondrial isoform X2 produces MLMLLKLLFCLVCSKLQDLRYGDIFVMGIGSGGTISGVGRYLKSQNLDCKIYGVEPAESNNILNGGKPGPHSITGNGIGFKPNVLDMDIMERLLELLRVCDFADKVFNTSETRIKILLEEAHDWKLSTPCKPIPQSSLWPANT; encoded by the exons ATGCTTATGCTCTTGAAACTGCTGTTTTGCTTGGT ATGCTCGAAACTACAGGACCTGAGATATGGTGACATCTTTGTAATGGGAATTGGTAGCGGAGGCACCATCTCTGGGGTTGGACGGTATCTCAAATCTCAGAACCTTGATTGTAAG ATATATGGAGTGGAGCCTGCTGAAAGTAATAATATACTAAATGGTGGTAAACCAG GTCCTCATTCGATTACTGGCAATGGGATTGGATTCAAACCCAATGTATTGGACATGGACATAATGGAAAGACTTCTTGAG CTACTTCGTGTATGTGATTTCGCTGACAAAGTCTTCAACACCAGTG AGACACGAATAAAAATTTTACTTGAAGAGGCACATGACTGGAAGCTTTCCACTCCATGCAAGCCAATACCACAG AGTTCTCTTTGGCCGGCAAACACGTAA
- the LOC112189631 gene encoding bifunctional L-3-cyanoalanine synthase/cysteine synthase C1, mitochondrial isoform X3 encodes MGIGSGGTISGVGRYLKSQNLDCKIYGVEPAESNNILNGGKPGPHSITGNGIGFKPNVLDMDIMERLLELLRVCDFADKVFNTSETRIKILLEEAHDWKLSTPCKPIPQVKLIYTNLILLYQLSREIAKPA; translated from the exons ATGGGAATTGGTAGCGGAGGCACCATCTCTGGGGTTGGACGGTATCTCAAATCTCAGAACCTTGATTGTAAG ATATATGGAGTGGAGCCTGCTGAAAGTAATAATATACTAAATGGTGGTAAACCAG GTCCTCATTCGATTACTGGCAATGGGATTGGATTCAAACCCAATGTATTGGACATGGACATAATGGAAAGACTTCTTGAG CTACTTCGTGTATGTGATTTCGCTGACAAAGTCTTCAACACCAGTG AGACACGAATAAAAATTTTACTTGAAGAGGCACATGACTGGAAGCTTTCCACTCCATGCAAGCCAATACCACAGGTAAAACTCATCTACACAAATCTTATCCTTCTCTATCAACTGTCTAGAGAAATTGCTAAACCTGCATGA